In Anaerolineales bacterium, the following are encoded in one genomic region:
- a CDS encoding isopeptide-forming domain-containing fimbrial protein, with amino-acid sequence MPSEVFIGQNVSFTAAFSNPDIDPGYGPLLDIILPATGMDGDDGLGNTSIQASYLGSPLTPSVVPFDLTCQAQHPFLRDATGSFVIVTCPAGVQPGDLLVAMRLPFGSFTPEQPAALVDITVDMSNFADIGAPLTILARGSYEFGYTPVNDLPTDPPSATSSAWSSGAVTPTLVQFSKSYSGPEGETATGPNYPRQYTIQAVVAPGQTISGLELIDHLPDNVQFVSLVSNNPAAACTLPSTTVPGGTLSCTFTNPVSGTATITFSFYIPLEDAGGNRVIHPETADDAISCNNTALDGLWAPLDPRDWDGVNPEPVQMDQAGCEHTLNDKSIAIQKSLTVVGGGPPIPGALLEYTLDIQISDFFAFDNVILTDIISDGQHFFPGFTPTLIVNGNGYSLASAAFAAANFTVSCNYTGAALPSECTELDPAADTGETTLIFRVSDEIATRGQDPRLVGGCIDPGAGNANPDCSAHNDGATTARVVFRTQVQQVYTDDFVGTPSVDQGDGLDNAVTTRGRVLDTATLNAYNPEQFEEDASGASASIGVGAVSKSIYAVNGNTVVVPPVEAAPGDVITYRIQYSLPTGDVENLFFEDYLPLPVFRVTDPDANGVFGPPWQFVVNACATADATVPPAGFVKYGPNETYCAYSGILPTLSTNAANNRLDIFYGDFDGVFEAPYTIDLLFSVTLTDEPFADRLFLTNQAQSSESNTSAQASTASALAQFILTQPMLNISKGVVGVDNPAGVIAPLPVGPVVFSLAACPRFAGTISSTNLAANPVDSNLSMVDAGDVVTMAIIVENSGSGVAGAFDVLLRDELPAGLNLVPGSLCVTNGAGTPLAYSGAEADFFTPTGIELVDPVDGALAVSHPNNGLNIAVITYQVILDGSVEAGEVLVNTASILDYAGVEDGASHLVNPLEDTAEITLAEPEATKTLVTTEISDAFNDHTEAVIGEMVTYEVTLRFPEGVTPGAILVDTLDAGLAFVDCLAVSRSSADLTSNLGAGDFSDRCASAVIGPNGGTITFDLGDVSNANTDNAQDETLTIQYRVIVVNQSSNQAGTQLNNQATLNFQAGSVSASAPNVRVIEPTVNTIKSALPTSGDGGDTITFSITMSSPMGVNAAVAHDVTWSDTIPAHMTYVAASLAEGACSVSPALNDTLPTLTATWSAINPGQSCTLTFQATINHTAVPGQTLTNTAETRWTSLPGDESAPRSPFNANSVERSGAGGLLGLGALNDYRTQGQASVTISATTPEKFLLMTSEDHTTTIAGVPRVAIGEIVRYRLVIQLPEGAAPNFQIRDNLPAGLVFVNDGTAKAAFVSTGGIVSAGVGIVSAVSDANCQFAGNAADGVNPAIPAACPALANENVGSTNSTIADVDGYLSDTDPFFKLGSLLNNDSDADDEYIILEFNALVMNIAGNGTGTDRDNTFHVFIDGNQVGLESNSVQVRTAQPALTLAKASVLDPSQDAGDALVYTLTISAASGADQATAFDLQVVDVVDSALSVGAVNVISTQGATCSGGTAFATNALTVGQTVTVTASCLDPGASITVTINTTVAASATAGQIIPNSADLSYTSLPGDFGTSGNPTGSYLGTLLAFGYESNPSQQHGERTGAGGVNAYADADNIQDALSTPAITKLQPVPAAYTIGDLVTYDILVTLPEGITPQLVVFDDLPDGLVYQSHTVITSAAASGGLLAADFAGTLLAPAIDLTGGDLSLAFGDATTTADNVTTNNTFMVRVETLVANVIGNQNGTALENTATLDWLGGTPLASGPIVITVIEPELQIVKGVDNPTPGLGQTVTFSLTISHLPGSTSPALDVLLFDDVPAELLVDLATLAFSDTPANCAVGVDTSSSAGNVIEASVDELPLGCSLEITFDALVQFPGVLLGDTITNDVAISWTSQPGPNGDERDGSGGVNDYSADDSLVLTVEGVDLAITKDDGGINVDPGDDIDYTLSYVNNGNADATGVVITETVPDYTTFNAALSTVGWSCANGSPAGTVCTFPLGTIASGASATVNFVVTVITPLPAAITETLNTTRIDDDGSKGLDPTPSDNEDSDITPLQAVPDLEILKDNGVSIVAPGSIFTYTLTISNIGNQDATGVAVSDTLPPQVTFLSAIDSGVEAGGIVTWPLFDLASGDTVTRTVTVQVNDPFTPFATQITNQATVTDDGTNGPDPDLSNNTDDDTDQLVSLANLNITKQVTASNQAFTAHPEVAIGEMVSYEIILSIPPGDLPAMMVADTLTAGLAFVECVEVIASSGDLTTTLAGGFSSICSSAVFEEEPTGSVEPVDQGRRMVLDFGDVANTGAVNHTITIRYTAVVLNSLDNVSQTILANSALWEWQSGLLSVLSEDLIVVEPQLVLAMTADRDVVLPGQAVTFRLTLQHTSGSETDAFDVVLSNQLPASLVLIPGTLRHVSGQTPTLLTELGASVEITWDQFLNNGQDSVIEFQALVGAVSAGDVITNIALAEWSSLPGDFSLPQSLHNTLSSERAYLPGDPLNPYLTEANVELTVPGGLPATGFAPGQVSAIPEPAGPMYQDLGDLRIEIPNINISESIVGVPLQSEQWDVTWLNNDIGYLDGTAYPTRPGNSILTAHVYLADGRPGPFVNLHTLKWGNEVVVYSAGYRYVYEVREVSLVDPADLSVLEGDGYTWLTLITCRGYDETNDSYQWRVAVRAVLVRVEPGS; translated from the coding sequence GTGCCATCCGAGGTTTTCATCGGGCAGAATGTCTCCTTCACCGCGGCGTTCAGCAACCCGGATATCGACCCGGGTTATGGGCCCCTGCTGGACATCATCCTCCCGGCCACGGGCATGGACGGCGATGACGGCCTGGGCAACACCTCGATCCAGGCGTCTTATCTGGGCTCCCCGCTGACGCCGTCTGTCGTTCCTTTCGACCTGACCTGCCAGGCGCAGCACCCCTTCCTGCGAGATGCCACGGGCAGCTTTGTGATCGTGACTTGCCCGGCCGGCGTGCAGCCCGGCGACCTGCTGGTAGCCATGCGCCTGCCCTTTGGCTCGTTCACCCCAGAGCAGCCGGCTGCGCTGGTGGACATCACCGTGGACATGAGCAACTTCGCCGACATAGGCGCCCCGCTAACCATCCTGGCGCGCGGCAGCTACGAGTTCGGCTACACGCCGGTGAACGACCTGCCCACCGACCCGCCCTCAGCCACCAGCAGCGCCTGGAGCAGCGGCGCGGTCACCCCCACTCTGGTGCAGTTCAGCAAATCGTACAGCGGCCCCGAGGGCGAAACGGCCACCGGGCCGAACTACCCGCGACAATACACCATCCAGGCCGTGGTCGCACCCGGGCAGACGATTTCCGGCCTGGAGCTGATCGACCACCTGCCAGACAATGTGCAGTTCGTCAGCTTGGTATCAAACAACCCCGCGGCCGCCTGCACGCTGCCCTCCACCACGGTTCCCGGCGGCACGCTCTCCTGCACTTTCACCAATCCGGTTAGCGGCACGGCTACGATCACTTTTAGCTTCTACATCCCCCTGGAGGACGCCGGGGGCAACCGGGTGATCCACCCGGAAACTGCGGACGATGCCATCTCCTGCAACAACACGGCCCTGGATGGGCTCTGGGCGCCGCTTGACCCGCGCGATTGGGACGGGGTCAACCCCGAGCCGGTGCAAATGGACCAGGCCGGCTGCGAGCACACCCTCAACGACAAATCGATTGCCATCCAGAAAAGCCTCACGGTGGTGGGCGGCGGGCCGCCGATCCCGGGAGCGCTGCTCGAATACACGCTGGACATCCAGATTTCGGATTTCTTCGCCTTCGACAACGTCATCCTGACCGACATCATCTCAGACGGGCAGCACTTCTTCCCCGGCTTCACCCCTACGCTGATCGTCAACGGCAACGGCTACAGTCTGGCCTCGGCCGCATTCGCGGCGGCCAACTTCACCGTCTCGTGCAACTACACTGGCGCCGCGCTGCCCAGCGAGTGCACCGAGCTGGACCCCGCCGCGGATACGGGCGAGACCACGCTGATCTTCCGCGTGTCCGACGAAATCGCCACCCGCGGCCAGGATCCGCGCCTGGTCGGCGGCTGCATCGACCCGGGGGCCGGTAACGCCAACCCGGACTGCAGCGCGCACAACGACGGCGCCACCACGGCGCGAGTGGTCTTCCGCACTCAAGTGCAGCAGGTATATACGGACGACTTCGTCGGCACCCCGAGCGTGGACCAGGGCGATGGGCTGGACAACGCGGTCACCACCCGCGGCCGCGTGCTGGATACGGCCACGCTGAACGCATACAACCCGGAGCAATTCGAGGAAGACGCCAGCGGCGCGAGCGCCTCCATCGGAGTCGGCGCGGTCAGCAAATCGATCTATGCGGTCAACGGCAACACTGTCGTGGTGCCGCCCGTGGAGGCGGCCCCGGGGGATGTGATTACCTATCGCATCCAATACAGCCTGCCCACCGGCGACGTGGAGAACCTGTTCTTCGAAGATTATTTGCCCCTGCCCGTCTTCCGGGTGACAGACCCGGATGCCAATGGCGTGTTCGGGCCTCCCTGGCAGTTCGTGGTCAATGCATGCGCCACAGCGGATGCTACCGTGCCCCCCGCCGGTTTCGTCAAATATGGCCCGAACGAGACCTACTGCGCCTACAGCGGCATCCTGCCAACGCTTTCAACCAATGCCGCCAACAACCGCCTGGATATTTTTTATGGCGATTTCGACGGAGTGTTCGAAGCGCCCTACACGATCGACCTGCTCTTCTCAGTCACGCTGACCGACGAGCCGTTCGCCGACCGCCTCTTCCTGACCAACCAGGCGCAGTCCTCGGAGAGCAACACCAGCGCACAGGCTTCCACGGCCAGCGCCCTGGCGCAGTTCATCCTCACCCAGCCCATGCTGAATATCAGCAAGGGCGTCGTTGGGGTGGACAATCCGGCAGGCGTGATCGCGCCGCTGCCGGTGGGGCCGGTCGTCTTTAGCCTGGCCGCCTGCCCGCGATTCGCCGGCACGATTTCATCCACCAACCTGGCCGCCAACCCGGTGGACAGCAACCTGAGCATGGTGGACGCCGGCGATGTGGTCACCATGGCCATCATCGTGGAAAACAGCGGGTCCGGTGTCGCCGGAGCCTTCGACGTTTTGCTGCGTGATGAACTGCCCGCCGGCCTCAATCTGGTGCCCGGCAGTCTGTGCGTCACCAACGGCGCCGGTACGCCGCTGGCCTATTCCGGAGCCGAAGCGGACTTCTTCACGCCCACCGGCATCGAGCTGGTCGACCCGGTGGATGGCGCGCTGGCCGTTTCCCATCCCAACAATGGCCTGAACATCGCCGTGATCACCTACCAGGTGATCCTGGACGGCAGTGTGGAAGCCGGCGAAGTGCTGGTGAACACCGCGTCCATATTGGATTATGCCGGCGTGGAGGACGGTGCCTCCCACCTAGTGAACCCACTGGAAGACACCGCCGAGATCACCCTGGCGGAACCGGAGGCCACCAAGACTCTGGTGACCACCGAGATCAGCGACGCCTTCAACGACCATACCGAGGCGGTGATCGGCGAGATGGTCACCTACGAAGTGACGCTGCGCTTCCCCGAAGGGGTGACGCCCGGGGCTATTCTGGTTGACACGCTGGATGCGGGCCTGGCGTTTGTGGACTGCCTGGCAGTCAGCCGCTCCTCAGCCGACCTGACCAGCAACCTCGGCGCGGGCGACTTCTCCGACCGTTGCGCCAGCGCGGTGATTGGCCCCAATGGAGGCACGATTACTTTCGATCTGGGCGATGTAAGCAACGCCAACACCGACAACGCCCAGGACGAGACGCTGACTATCCAGTATCGGGTGATCGTGGTCAACCAGTCAAGCAACCAGGCGGGGACGCAACTGAACAACCAGGCCACGCTGAACTTCCAGGCCGGCAGCGTTTCGGCCTCGGCGCCCAACGTGCGCGTGATCGAGCCGACGGTGAACACGATCAAATCGGCGCTGCCCACCAGCGGCGACGGTGGCGACACGATCACTTTCTCGATCACGATGAGCAGCCCCATGGGAGTCAACGCGGCGGTTGCCCACGATGTGACCTGGAGCGACACCATCCCAGCCCACATGACCTATGTGGCAGCTTCCCTTGCTGAGGGCGCCTGCAGCGTTTCGCCTGCCCTGAACGATACGCTGCCCACCCTGACAGCCACCTGGAGCGCGATCAACCCCGGGCAGAGCTGTACGCTCACCTTCCAGGCGACGATCAACCACACCGCAGTCCCCGGTCAAACCCTGACCAACACAGCCGAAACGCGCTGGACGAGCCTGCCCGGCGACGAGTCGGCCCCGCGCTCGCCCTTCAACGCCAACTCGGTGGAGCGCAGCGGGGCGGGCGGTTTGCTTGGTTTAGGCGCGCTGAACGATTACCGCACCCAGGGCCAGGCGAGCGTGACGATCAGCGCCACCACGCCGGAAAAATTCCTGCTCATGACCTCCGAAGACCACACCACCACGATTGCGGGCGTGCCCCGCGTGGCCATCGGTGAAATCGTGCGCTACCGGCTGGTGATCCAGCTGCCCGAGGGGGCCGCCCCCAACTTCCAGATCCGGGACAACCTGCCCGCGGGGCTGGTCTTTGTCAACGACGGCACGGCCAAAGCCGCGTTCGTCTCCACCGGCGGAATCGTCTCGGCCGGCGTTGGCATTGTGTCCGCAGTGAGCGATGCCAACTGCCAGTTCGCCGGCAATGCGGCCGACGGAGTCAATCCGGCCATCCCGGCCGCCTGCCCGGCGCTGGCCAACGAGAACGTGGGCAGCACCAACAGCACCATCGCCGATGTGGACGGCTATCTCTCGGACACCGACCCGTTCTTCAAGCTGGGCAGCCTGCTGAACAACGACAGCGACGCGGACGATGAGTACATCATCCTCGAGTTCAACGCGTTGGTGATGAACATCGCCGGCAATGGCACCGGCACCGACCGGGACAACACCTTCCACGTCTTCATCGATGGCAACCAGGTGGGGCTGGAATCGAACAGCGTGCAGGTACGCACTGCCCAGCCCGCGCTCACGCTGGCCAAGGCTTCCGTGCTAGACCCCTCGCAGGATGCGGGCGATGCCCTGGTGTACACGCTGACCATCTCGGCAGCCAGCGGCGCCGACCAGGCCACTGCCTTTGACCTGCAAGTGGTGGATGTGGTGGACAGCGCCTTGAGTGTGGGCGCGGTCAATGTCATCTCCACCCAGGGCGCTACCTGTAGCGGCGGCACGGCCTTCGCCACCAATGCGCTGACCGTCGGGCAAACCGTCACGGTCACCGCCTCTTGCCTCGACCCCGGCGCCAGCATCACCGTGACGATCAACACCACCGTGGCCGCCAGCGCCACGGCGGGGCAGATCATCCCCAACAGCGCAGACCTCAGCTATACCAGCCTGCCCGGCGATTTTGGCACCAGCGGCAACCCTACCGGCTCTTACCTGGGTACACTGCTGGCCTTTGGCTACGAATCGAATCCAAGCCAGCAGCACGGCGAACGCACCGGCGCCGGCGGGGTGAACGCGTATGCCGATGCGGACAACATCCAGGATGCGCTCTCGACGCCGGCGATCACCAAGCTGCAGCCCGTGCCGGCGGCTTACACCATCGGCGACCTGGTCACCTACGATATTCTGGTCACCCTGCCCGAGGGCATCACCCCGCAGTTGGTCGTGTTCGATGACCTGCCGGACGGTCTGGTCTACCAAAGCCACACGGTGATCACCAGCGCGGCGGCCAGCGGTGGCCTGCTGGCGGCGGACTTCGCCGGCACCTTGCTGGCGCCCGCCATAGACCTGACCGGGGGCGACCTGAGCCTGGCCTTTGGCGACGCCACCACAACCGCGGATAACGTGACCACCAACAACACCTTCATGGTGCGCGTGGAAACGCTGGTGGCCAACGTGATCGGCAACCAGAACGGCACTGCCCTGGAGAACACCGCCACACTCGACTGGCTGGGCGGCACACCCCTGGCTTCCGGCCCAATTGTGATCACGGTAATCGAACCGGAGCTGCAGATCGTCAAGGGCGTGGACAACCCCACGCCCGGCCTCGGCCAGACGGTCACATTCAGCCTGACCATCAGCCACCTGCCGGGCAGCACTTCGCCCGCCCTGGATGTACTCCTGTTCGACGATGTGCCCGCGGAGCTGCTGGTGGACCTGGCCACGCTGGCGTTCAGCGACACCCCGGCGAACTGCGCGGTTGGCGTGGACACCAGCAGCAGTGCCGGCAACGTGATAGAGGCCAGTGTGGACGAGCTGCCGCTGGGCTGCTCGCTGGAGATCACCTTTGATGCGCTGGTCCAGTTCCCCGGAGTGCTCTTGGGCGACACGATCACCAACGACGTTGCGATCAGCTGGACTTCGCAGCCGGGGCCGAACGGAGACGAGAGAGACGGCTCGGGCGGCGTGAACGATTACAGCGCCGATGACAGCCTTGTCCTGACTGTGGAGGGCGTGGACCTGGCGATCACCAAGGATGATGGCGGCATCAATGTGGATCCTGGAGACGATATTGATTACACGCTGAGCTATGTCAACAATGGCAATGCGGATGCCACGGGCGTAGTGATCACCGAAACCGTGCCCGATTACACCACCTTCAATGCCGCCCTGAGCACCGTAGGCTGGAGCTGCGCGAACGGCAGCCCGGCCGGGACGGTGTGCACCTTCCCGCTGGGCACGATCGCCAGCGGCGCCTCCGCCACGGTGAACTTCGTGGTCACCGTGATCACGCCGCTGCCGGCGGCCATCACCGAGACGCTGAACACGACCCGCATCGACGACGACGGCAGCAAGGGCCTCGATCCCACGCCCAGCGACAACGAAGACAGCGACATCACCCCGCTGCAGGCCGTGCCCGACTTGGAGATACTCAAGGACAACGGCGTGTCGATCGTCGCCCCCGGAAGCATCTTCACCTACACTCTGACGATCAGCAACATCGGCAACCAGGATGCCACCGGCGTGGCTGTCAGCGATACGCTGCCGCCCCAGGTCACCTTCCTCAGCGCCATCGACAGCGGCGTTGAAGCCGGCGGCATCGTCACCTGGCCGCTGTTCGACCTGGCCTCCGGCGACACGGTGACCCGTACAGTCACCGTTCAGGTCAACGATCCATTTACGCCGTTCGCCACCCAGATCACCAACCAGGCCACGGTAACGGACGACGGCACCAACGGCCCGGACCCCGACCTGAGCAACAACACGGATGACGACACTGACCAGTTGGTCAGCCTGGCCAATCTGAACATTACCAAGCAGGTCACCGCGTCGAACCAGGCGTTTACCGCGCACCCGGAAGTGGCCATCGGCGAGATGGTCAGCTACGAAATCATCCTCAGCATCCCGCCCGGGGATTTGCCCGCCATGATGGTGGCAGATACCCTGACCGCCGGTCTGGCTTTTGTGGAGTGCGTGGAAGTGATCGCTTCGAGCGGCGACCTGACCACGACCCTTGCAGGGGGGTTCAGCTCGATCTGCAGTTCGGCCGTATTCGAGGAGGAGCCGACCGGCAGCGTGGAGCCGGTGGACCAGGGCCGCCGCATGGTGCTGGACTTTGGCGATGTGGCCAATACCGGCGCCGTCAACCACACGATCACCATCCGCTACACGGCCGTGGTGCTGAACTCGCTGGACAACGTGAGCCAAACGATACTGGCCAACAGCGCGCTATGGGAGTGGCAGAGCGGCCTGCTCAGCGTGCTGAGTGAGGACCTGATCGTCGTCGAACCGCAACTGGTCCTGGCGATGACCGCCGACCGGGATGTGGTGCTGCCGGGCCAGGCGGTGACCTTCCGGCTGACCCTGCAGCACACCTCGGGCAGCGAGACGGACGCCTTCGACGTGGTGCTCAGCAATCAGTTGCCGGCCAGCCTGGTCTTGATCCCCGGCACGCTGCGACATGTCTCCGGCCAAACGCCGACATTGCTGACCGAACTGGGCGCCAGTGTCGAAATCACCTGGGACCAGTTCCTGAACAATGGCCAGGACTCGGTGATCGAATTCCAGGCTTTGGTGGGCGCCGTCTCCGCGGGAGATGTGATCACCAACATCGCACTGGCCGAATGGAGCAGTCTGCCGGGCGATTTCAGCCTGCCGCAATCGTTGCACAACACCCTCTCGAGCGAACGCGCCTATCTGCCCGGCGACCCGCTCAACCCATACCTCACCGAAGCCAATGTAGAGCTGACCGTGCCGGGGGGGTTGCCGGCCACCGGCTTTGCCCCGGGCCAGGTGAGCGCCATCCCTGAGCCTGCCGGCCCGATGTACCAGGACCTGGGCGACCTGCGCATAGAAATCCCGAACATCAACATCTCGGAGAGTATCGTGGGCGTACCGCTGCAAAGCGAGCAGTGGGATGTGACCTGGTTGAACAACGACATCGGCTATCTGGACGGCACGGCTTACCCCACCCGCCCGGGCAATTCGATCCTCACCGCCCACGTCTACCTGGCTGATGGCCGCCCCGGCCCCTTCGTCAACCTGCACACGTTGAAGTGGGGCAACGAAGTGGTGGTTTACTCGGCCGGCTACAGATATGTCTACGAAGTGCGCGAAGTTTCGCTGGTCGATCCGGCAGACCTCTCCGTGCTGGAGGGTGACGGCTATACCTGGCTGACCCTGATCACCTGCCGCGGCTACGACGAAACCAACGACAGCTACCAGTGGCGCGTGGCGGTGAGAGCGGTACTGGTCCGCGTTGAGCCGGGCAGCTAA
- a CDS encoding FAD-binding oxidoreductase produces the protein MSHKSAEVVICGAGILGVSAAYFLSRLGVRDIVLIDQQAPLTLTSDKSTECYRNWWPGPGDAMVALMNRSISLMEEMAAQNGNLFHLNRRGYLYVSTAADGAERLRAAAAEASGLGAGELREHGPGAPGYRAHQPEGVGGPLGADLLDGAAARAAFPYLSADTRAALHVRRAGWLSAQTFGMWMLEQAKAAGAEVVSGRLAAVEASAGAVSGVALEDRSQIRTPVFINAAGPYLGQVSALLGVDIPISNEVHLKAAFNDHLGALPREAPLVICADEQELDWAPEERELLASDPQTAGLLERLPSGAHTRPEGDRAAQSILVLWDTHNEAVEPTFPIVEDPFYAELAVRGLARVLPGMAAYANRLPRPQVDGGYYTKTQENRPLAGPLGVSGAYLIGAASGYGVMAAAGLAELLAAHLTGGELPGYAPLFEFSRYADPDYQAQLAGWGESWQL, from the coding sequence ATGAGCCACAAATCGGCCGAAGTCGTCATCTGCGGCGCGGGCATCCTCGGGGTCAGCGCCGCCTATTTCCTGAGCAGGCTGGGCGTTCGGGATATCGTGCTCATTGACCAACAGGCTCCGCTCACGCTGACATCCGACAAATCCACCGAGTGCTACCGCAACTGGTGGCCCGGCCCCGGCGATGCCATGGTGGCGCTGATGAACCGCAGCATCAGCCTGATGGAGGAAATGGCCGCGCAGAACGGCAACCTCTTCCACCTCAACCGGCGCGGCTATTTGTATGTGAGCACCGCCGCGGACGGCGCCGAGCGCCTGCGCGCCGCGGCCGCCGAGGCCAGCGGCCTGGGCGCCGGCGAACTGCGCGAGCACGGACCGGGCGCGCCGGGCTATCGGGCGCACCAGCCCGAAGGCGTGGGCGGCCCGCTGGGCGCCGACCTGCTGGACGGCGCCGCGGCACGGGCCGCCTTCCCCTACCTGAGCGCGGATACCCGCGCTGCGCTGCACGTGCGCCGCGCCGGCTGGCTCAGCGCGCAAACCTTCGGCATGTGGATGCTGGAGCAGGCCAAGGCCGCCGGCGCCGAAGTGGTCAGCGGGCGGCTGGCGGCGGTGGAGGCCAGCGCCGGGGCGGTCTCTGGCGTGGCGCTGGAGGACAGGAGCCAGATACGCACACCGGTGTTCATCAACGCCGCCGGGCCGTACCTCGGCCAGGTAAGCGCTCTGCTCGGGGTCGACATCCCGATCAGCAACGAAGTGCACCTCAAGGCGGCGTTCAACGACCACCTCGGCGCGCTGCCCCGCGAGGCGCCGTTGGTGATCTGCGCCGACGAACAGGAACTGGACTGGGCGCCGGAGGAGCGCGAGCTGCTGGCCAGCGACCCGCAGACCGCCGGCTTGCTTGAGCGGCTGCCCTCGGGGGCGCATACACGCCCGGAGGGCGACCGCGCCGCCCAGAGCATTCTGGTACTGTGGGATACGCACAACGAAGCCGTGGAGCCGACCTTCCCCATCGTCGAAGACCCGTTTTACGCTGAACTGGCCGTGCGCGGCCTGGCGCGTGTGCTGCCGGGCATGGCGGCCTACGCAAACCGCCTGCCGCGGCCGCAGGTGGACGGCGGCTACTACACCAAGACGCAAGAGAACCGCCCGCTGGCCGGGCCGCTGGGCGTGTCAGGCGCCTACCTCATCGGCGCTGCCTCGGGCTACGGCGTGATGGCCGCCGCCGGGCTGGCCGAGCTGCTCGCCGCGCACCTCACCGGCGGGGAGCTGCCCGGTTACGCACCGTTGTTCGAGTTCAGCCGCTACGCCGACCCGGATTACCAGGCGCAGCTGGCGGGCTGGGGCGAGAGCTGGCAGCTGTGA
- the ftsH gene encoding ATP-dependent zinc metalloprotease FtsH — translation MLFFAALVFFVFASYYQRINTQEPLSINQVAADIQAGRVARVITDNDRLTVVYRSGEERAAQKEPVATTVEQLMALGVTQEQLTANRITIEVKPPSSWLGIATVMTYLLPVIVLAALLWFVFRQAQGSNNAAMSFGKSRARMFTGESPQVTFKDVAGVEEAKVDLQEIVEFLKEPDKFVQLGARIPKGVLLVGRPGTGKTLLAKAVSGEAGVPFFSISGSEFVEMFVGVGASRVRDLFDQAKRHSPCIIFIDEIDAVGRQRGAGLGGSHDEREQTLNQMLVEMDGFDTDTNIIMIAATNRPDILDPALLRPGRFDRRVMLDAPDVKDREAILKVHVRGKPLSKSVKLDVIARATPGLVGADLENLVNEAAILTARRNKKAIGMDELQEAIERNMIGPERKTRIITPDEKTIVAYHEAGHAVVAHALPNCDPVHKVTIVPRGRAGGFVLALPDEDYTMISRAKLLDRMAFTLGGRAAEEIIFDDITSGAQSDLEHVTRVAREMVTRLGMSKELGPRVYGQKEELVFLGREISEQRDYSEAVAQKIDEEVHKLVVEALTRARKTLTKYKSHLHKVAKKLMEVETLSREEFEKLFPTPVPKRSGTPRLVSANSR, via the coding sequence CTGCTCTTTTTCGCTGCGCTGGTCTTTTTTGTTTTTGCAAGTTACTACCAGCGAATCAACACCCAGGAACCGCTCAGCATTAACCAGGTGGCCGCCGACATCCAGGCCGGCCGCGTGGCACGCGTCATCACCGACAACGACCGGCTAACCGTGGTCTACCGCAGCGGCGAAGAGCGCGCCGCGCAGAAAGAGCCCGTGGCCACCACTGTCGAACAGCTGATGGCCCTGGGCGTGACCCAGGAGCAGCTCACCGCCAACCGCATCACCATCGAGGTCAAACCGCCAAGCTCCTGGCTGGGCATAGCGACGGTGATGACCTACCTGCTGCCGGTCATCGTGCTGGCTGCGTTGCTTTGGTTCGTCTTCCGCCAGGCGCAGGGCAGCAACAACGCGGCGATGTCCTTCGGCAAATCGCGGGCGCGCATGTTCACCGGCGAAAGCCCTCAGGTGACCTTCAAGGATGTCGCCGGGGTGGAAGAGGCCAAAGTGGACCTGCAGGAGATCGTCGAGTTCCTCAAGGAACCCGACAAGTTCGTGCAGCTGGGCGCCCGCATCCCCAAGGGCGTGCTGCTGGTTGGCCGCCCGGGGACCGGCAAGACCCTGCTGGCCAAGGCCGTCTCCGGCGAAGCCGGCGTGCCTTTCTTCTCCATCTCCGGTTCCGAATTCGTCGAGATGTTCGTGGGCGTAGGCGCCAGCCGTGTGCGCGACCTCTTCGACCAGGCCAAGCGCCACTCGCCCTGCATTATCTTCATCGACGAAATCGACGCCGTGGGCCGCCAGCGCGGCGCCGGCCTGGGCGGCAGCCACGACGAGCGCGAACAGACGCTCAACCAGATGCTGGTGGAGATGGACGGCTTCGATACCGACACCAACATCATCATGATCGCCGCCACCAACCGCCCCGATATTTTGGACCCAGCGCTGCTGCGCCCCGGCCGCTTCGACCGCCGGGTGATGCTGGACGCGCCGGATGTGAAAGACCGCGAAGCCATCCTCAAGGTGCATGTGCGCGGCAAACCGCTGTCCAAGAGCGTCAAGCTGGATGTGATCGCCCGCGCCACCCCGGGCCTGGTGGGCGCCGACTTGGAGAACCTGGTCAACGAGGCGGCCATTCTGACCGCCCGGCGCAACAAGAAAGCCATCGGCATGGACGAGCTTCAGGAAGCCATTGAACGCAACATGATCGGCCCGGAGCGCAAGACGCGCATCATCACCCCGGACGAGAAGACCATCGTGGCCTACCACGAGGCCGGCCACGCCGTGGTGGCCCACGCCCTGCCCAACTGCGACCCGGTGCACAAAGTGACCATCGTGCCGCGCGGCCGCGCCGGCGGCTTCGTGCTGGCCCTGCCGGATGAGGACTACACCATGATCAGCCGGGCCAAGCTACTGGACCGCATGGCCTTCACGCTGGGCGGCCGCGCCGCCGAAGAGATCATCTTCGACGACATCACCTCCGGCGCCCAGAGCGACCTTGAGCACGTGACCCGTGTGGCGCGCGAAATGGTCACCCGCCTGGGCATGAGCAAAGAGTTGGGGCCGCGCGTGTACGGACAGAAAGAGGAACTGGTCTTCCTCGGCCGCGAGATTTCGGAACAGCGCGACTACTCCGAAGCGGTCGCCCAGAAGATCGACGAAGAAGTCCACAAACTGGTCGTGGAAGCCCTGACCCGGGCACGCAAGACCTTGACCAAATACAAGTCTCACCTGCACAAAGTGGCCAAGAAGCTGATGGAAGTGGAAACCCTCAGCCGGGAAGAGTTCGAAAAGCTCTTCCCCACGCCAGTACCCAAGCGCAGCGGCACGCCGCGTTTGGTCAGCGCCAACTCCCGCTAG